The sequence ACTCTCATGGTCACGCCCAGAGAGAGTTGGCTATACTCAGTCGCCCATTTCCACACTTAAAAATATTGCTTTCTCTGAATTAAGCAATTTAGTAattttaaaagggaaaaaaagaaaacaaagggtATGTTCAAAAGAAATAAACTTATTCTTTATCATAACCCAAAAGATACTCTCTTCTATGATATAATAATCAAAtacccatcaaaaaaaaaaagaaaaaaaaaacaacaacaaaatataaCTGAAAGACAGCAGAATTAATCTCCTAACGTTCTCTTATGATCCTTCCTAGTCTCCTACTtaacaaaaatgaagaaaataggACTAAAACATCAAGCATCATAAAATCAAATATCATGCAAAAATCAGAACAAACAGAGCTGCAGTAAGAATGGCAATGGCAGTCACAGTTGGAACAGAAATAGCAGCCAATGCAGCAACACTGCTAGTCGTTGTGAGAGAGCCAGTATCGTTCCCCGGTTGAGGCGGAGGGCTCTCTATCTGCAAAACCTTGATGATCATCTTCTGCCCTCTCTCACAATGCCCATCAACCCCGCTAATGAAATAGAACAATCCTGGCCTGTCCAATGTGAAGACTGTATCATCATTGTTGGAGAAGAACAATGGATGAGACGATCGACACTTTTCATACTCCTCCTCAGTCACAACCAGTACTGAATCCTTCTTgtatttgaaatctaacattcataatccaaaacaatgaattatacgATGACACTCAATTTGGTATACAATGAATTAACTAACCCATTTGGTTTCAATGTAGTGCAAATATTGTGATAGGAATCCTATTACGCGTGATCGGAATACCAAGTTTTGACTGGTATTGTCATGTGATGTGAATACAATCATGCACCATTACAATACAAAGGTAACCAATCGGGTCATAAGTATACTTACGGACAGTGTCGTCGACTTTGAATCTGTTTTTGGATGCCCATTGATTGTACTCTTGTTCATTCCTTGATTTGGGAATACCCCAGGTGCCATTaactccaccaactaagaattCAGTGGCAGTTGCAGCACAAAAATGGAGGACCAGcatcaaaaaccctaatttgaaCAGAGAAGCCATTTTTAGAGAGGGAGCTCTATAGCTTATAGTTGTTTGCTTTGCAATGTGAGAATTAGTGGACAAAAATGAGTCCACTTAGTTTGGCTTGGAAGGGGAAGTGAGGGTTTTGAAGTGAACGTTGATGTGGTTGAGATAAAAATGGAGAAGAATCAGGAGGTAGTGGAGTTTTGGGAAGTAAGTTATTCCTCTTTGACTTggtgttttcaaaattttattttcctttttcaaaaaatgactgcttttatatatatatacacacacagacacacacacatatatatatatatatatgtcaaaagGACTGCATTGGTTTTGAGATTGaacattatattaattttgtcCAATTTTCAATGACTTTAGGGAGTAATTGTTAGGGTAGTCCATGATACAAAATACACAGTTCATTTGGAAAAACGAGCACAGTGAAATACATGTCGCTCAACCAAAGAAAGGGGATGGAGAGTTGACCAAAGTGAGTACTTCATATTTTTCGAGAGATCTCCTCGAAATCTAAGGTATGGCTATCGAAATCGTGAGCATCGGCATGTAGGTTCCAGATCCAAAGTGGTTTGGCCAATAGTGAGCCCATAAATATATTGGACGGCGATATGGACGGGGGTTTCGAGGAACACAAACAacacttggtttttttttttttcttctttctaaaTTTGAAGAGTATCGATAATAAAAAAAGTTAAGGATCTCAGTAAATGAGATCTAAATTATCCCAGTAATCAATTTTgatcattgattgatgtaagtgtaggggctcACAAAATATGAtgcacatcaatcaagggacataaTTGATTACTAGGATGACTGAGGTTCCTATCACTTCTGATCTGAAATAACTAGTGAATAACAACTCTATTGTACCGCAATTGGTGCATTGGTCTTTGCATGCTAATGCCTTTTGTTAGTTGCTTCTACTATCACAAAGCTGCTCCAAAATTGGTGCTAGATTATCTCTAAATTAggaaggtaaaaagaaaaaaaaaaacattttaatattttactaTTATATGGACCAAATTTGTATTAGGTCCAAATCTACCCCGACGGTCCAAAAAATTATCGGTCTAAGGTCTCGAAGGACGTAGCCACGTAGGTGGACACACAAATATATTAGGCCCACAAACTTAGAAAGTCCAGCCCGTGATTTTCTGTGACTGATTATGGGCCAATAGGTCCAAAAGAGCCTAGTAGCCCAGCTTGCTTTTTCCAGGCCTTGAAAATTCTATTGCCCATAGATTGGGTCTGAACATAATTCTAAGCCCAAAACGTTTTTCGGGTTCTGGCCTTTCTTGTTGGCTTTAATTTTAAGGCGGGCGTAGCCTTAACTTTAGTATATTTGACCTAGGCATAAGATTACGTTAATTATTGTTTACGTTAATCCACCTCCTCCCCTTTGTTTTCCTTCTTTGTCGTGGAACAGTATTAGTATGCTTGCCAAATATCTCTTCTTGTTCTACTTGTGATTTTGTCGATTGACAACATCAGTGCGACATTGAATAAAATTATGTTGATTGTCGATTTCTTTCGATCTACACCCGGATCTGCTTTCGTTTCTAGATACAAGGTTGTTGTTTCAATCCAATCTTAGTGCAATAACAAGAGTCCtctatttattttgtatatttttattttttctctttagAGTCGGATATTATACTTGGTGTAGTATCTCCGATGTTTGTTGGTACCGGTAggtgtttagttttttttgtttgttattggGTATTGTCTTGATAAGTTTCGTCTACCCATTGGGTGGCGAAAATTACCACATGATGTGGTACTTTGTATTAGGTTTTACTAATGCAATGCAATTAGGTCTTTCAACctttcaaataaaacaaaagtaaaactgaagacaaggaaaaaaaaagaggccaCATAATCATAGCATCTTCCACCACAAAAATCATGCATAATAAATTTTCATAATTTGGTTCCTTTTTTATTTCCATTACTTAGAAGGAATTGTCTATAAGAACCTACTTAAGTAATTATGACCAATTCATATAATTATATCTTACTCAACTCTAAAGTTTGATTATTTGATCCCTCTCTCAATTAAATTAATtgacaagtaaaaaaaatgttaattttttttatttgttatttgcaTTTGAAAACTATTTTGGAATATGGTTGGCCCACATAAGAGGTAATTCATGCTTAACGTTAATGGATACATTGATGTCTATCATGATTGGGCTAATAATAGATTTAGTTTGGCTATTGAACTTATATTATTGCCTAGTAAATGAATTATGATTTCAGTTGGATCACAAAGTTATTATATAGGCTTGATTTGGTATTGGTCATAATTTTTGGCGCCACCCTCAGGAAGGCATGTaccaaatattatataattgcTTAGTACGTGTGAGACAAGAGAATAACGCACCGTGGTCGACGGGATCAGGGGAATGCCTCTCCCGGATTCGGTCGGTATGCTACCATTTCAATTTTGACctgaaaagaataaaaatgaaaCTATAATGCTACAAATTCTTAATTTATGATTCTCATTTTACCCCTAATCCATGTGACATAAGAGAtattcattgattataaacatacTTGTAGGGCCCGTTAACACCCAACGCTTCATATGAATTTTGGGGTGGGTGGCAAAAAATCGATTGCAAGTAGGTTTCGGGTCGGACAACAGTacgtgtttacaaaatatttacatgtctggaCCTTAACCTGGATTGGAtttcgaacgtacttaattgacaaaATCCGGATCGGTTTAAATccagacaataatctaatccagATTAGGGTCCGAACAAATAAAGTAGACAAGATTTCTATGTTTGGCCCCAAACCCCTTTTTGAACCGGACAAAAATTGTGTATTTTGACTCGAATTTCGGACATATCACTTAtgttaaacttgatttaatctgagTTTGATAAATTCAATTATTCGAACAGGACacaattttgtcacccctagatAAACAGGGTCTCAAGcaattttcaaatgaaaaaagagagacaaatttttatattttagccttttcttattttgaaaaaagaaagaacaaatatttgattatgtaattattaaaaAAGGGGATTTTTCCCTTGCAAATGCAGTGTGAGATTTCTAGGTGGACCCTACAGCTTCTCATTAACTGATAGCTTGTGACCTCCAAGAGACGTTCAATTAATGTGGAGCGTTATATATTAAGTGAGTCATACAtctatgtttataatcaatgattatgtTATACTGtctgtaaaaaataaaatgacaattTTATACACCATTGatataaagattttttttttagatcaTATTTTGAGTGGACTTAGGATTATTACTGTTTTGACCGTTACAAACAATCATTTTTTAAATCCCCATTTCGAAAAAGTGCTTCTAAGACCTCCTCCGATTACTCATTACTAACCGTCAGATCAGTTCTATATCAATGGCATCATTCTCTCCCAAATTATCTCCCCAACTCGTCTAAATCCGATCTTCCCTCTCTTTCCAATTCTTTCGCATACCCGCCCTTCGACCGGTCTTTAGTGCTCATCTTAATAAAAAATCTCAACTTTCCAGGAAAAATTTAATCTTTCTTGCGTTCTGAGCCGTTTTTCCCATCCGGGTTCGAGAGGAAACCTATATGGGcatgtttggttgctgagaaaactTTAGAATGCCAGTGTCAACTAGGTCTCAAGCTATCAATCATGAACAAAATGGCCCAAGAGCAGACCATGGGAGTCTTCACTTGAGAAATCCACACCATGGcttgaaagagaagatgaaagctttgtCTTCACTGTCTGAGCAGCAAAAGAAAGCTTCTTCAGGTCTCAAGAATCCGTCCCCGAAGCCTGAAGACAAGAGATTCTCAACACATCCAAGCGTGGATCTACTCAGTTCttgcaaaagagaagaaaaagatttaAAAGACTCAAAATCATATGCCCTGAAAGAAAACAACATGCCCACAAATCCTTCAATGGCTAATTCTACAGTAAAAAGAACCTTTGTGTTGCCTCTGCCTCCTATTGATGATGCTAAGGAGAACGTGGTGGTGGGTTCAGATCGGATTATTGGCTTTCCATCTTGCACAAAAAGGGCAGATGTTTCAAGTACATTGGCAAGAAAGCTACCAATGGAAGGTTTGGGGAACCAGGCGGAACCAAGAGGAATCAATCAAAATGGGTCTAAGATTGTGCAAGAAACAGAGAAATTAGAGGctgtttcgaacaaaaatggGACCGGGGAGAGCCGGATTCTTGTGTTTGTGAGGCTTAGGCCAATGGACAAGAAGGAGAAGGAAGCAGGTTCGAGGTGTTGTGTCAGGATTGTGAAAGGGAGAGACGTTTATTTGACAGAATTTGCCAATGAGAATGACTATCTTAGGCTAAAGAGGCTCCGTGGGCGGCACTTCACATTTGATGCGTCCTTTCCAGATTCCACTCCTCAACATGAAGTTTATTCCAAAACGTGAGTGTCTGAACTTAAGCCTCAGTTTGCTATTTTGTTGAGATACTGTAATTGAATGGTTAAAAATGGTAaataactctcatgcacaaggctccggCAGACTTTATCCCATATAATATGTAGAAAGACTGATTTTCTCAAATTTTAATGTGCCTTGCAACACAAGTTTATAAAATTTGCTGCTCTATTGTTAACTTTTATGTATCTTGCTTTGTGTTTCGAAAATAAACCAATATTATGTGCTTGAGTGCGTGTAGACATTGAAAATAATCTCGGGTCTCTTCTTATTTCAGTGCACTGCATTTTTTCCTTGAAAATTACTCCTTTTAGGGCTGCATTTGTTGAAAAACTGCATGTAACAGAAACGTGAATGCTCCGTTGGATGTGTGGCAATACGAGGAAATATAAGATAAGAAATCATATTATTAGATGTAAGGTAGGGGTAACAcgaattgaagataagttgggAGAAAACCTTTTAAGATGGTATGTGTATGTACAACGTAGAGATAACGGTGAGGAGAATCGAGAAAATTTGTATAGGAGAAAGTAGGCAACGATTAGGAAAACCTAAAAAGATAtgacttgaagtagtaagaaaggatatggattcaataggagttgatgaaattATAATCATAGATAAAAATGAATGACGGAAATGAATACACGTAGTCTGTTCCCGTTTATTTTCTCATAGACCCGATtctaaacttttgggataaagattcggatgatgatgatgatagtgactgagaaaatgagagaatgaaatttttaaaaaagtacggTTCTCGCAAATCTTAAAGTTCAGTCCTTGAAAGTAAATGACAATCAATATCAATGATCCAATTATAGTGATATAATCTAGTAACTGAGAAGAAGTTTCTTTCTTTGGACAGTGAAAGGGTCAGTAAATTTACTTAGAATAGGCAGCGGTTAATGTTGCTTGAAATATAGAAGTTACATATTGGAGTCTTTGAAGATTCCTGGTCCCATATGTTCTgccttttttttgttggtatgTTAATGTTCGGACGCTTCTTGGCAAACATTCGCCAAGAACAGAAAATACTGATTCTATGCGATTCGGTTTTACTTTTAATGAGTTCCAAATTCCAATACAAAAATCTGCACTTAGTTTTGTAATTTAATAGAAAGCAGTCAATAAGAGAAGAACTAACAGCAACTATATCTCATCATCTTAATTTAGGACTGCGGAGCTTGTTGAAGCAGTTCTGCATGGTAGGAATGGGTCGGTGTTCTGCTACGGTGCCACAGGAGCTGGAAAAACTTATACAATGTTGGGTACCGTTGAGAATCCAGGTGTCATGGTTTTGGCAATGAAGGATCTCTTCACCAAAATTAGGCAGAGGAGTTGCGATGGAAACCATGTC is a genomic window of Tripterygium wilfordii isolate XIE 37 chromosome 16, ASM1340144v1, whole genome shotgun sequence containing:
- the LOC119980690 gene encoding early nodulin-like protein 1, translated to MASLFKLGFLMLVLHFCAATATEFLVGGVNGTWGIPKSRNEQEYNQWASKNRFKVDDTVHFKYKKDSVLVVTEEEYEKCRSSHPLFFSNNDDTVFTLDRPGLFYFISGVDGHCERGQKMIIKVLQIESPPPQPGNDTGSLTTTSSVAALAAISVPTVTAIAILTAALFVLIFA